In a genomic window of Vulpes vulpes isolate BD-2025 chromosome 6, VulVul3, whole genome shotgun sequence:
- the SETDB2 gene encoding histone-lysine N-methyltransferase SETDB2 isoform X1, translated as MGEKNGDAKTFWMELEDDGKVDFIFEQVQNVLQSLKQKIKDGSATNKEYIQAMILVNEATISNNSTLIKDHISVTQNEQENKSGSLPSTSYEDSFPEDCTSLSAKNKEIPPLENKVAYIREKKSFFNLPYRSHDCSRTCLMKTPLTFKGENPLQLPIKCNFQRRHAKTNSHSSALHVSYKTPCGRSLRNVEEVFRYLLETECNYLFTDNFSFNTYVQLTRNYPKQEEIVSDVDISNGVESVPISFCNEIDNRKLPHFKYRRTMWPRAYYLTSFSNMFTDSCDCSEGCIDITKCACLQLTARNAKTCPLSSNKITTGYKYKRLQRQIPSGIYECSLLCKCNRRICQNRVVQHGPQVRLQVFKTEKKGWGVRCLDDIERGTFVCIYSGRLLSRSNVEKPGAATDENGKDYIVKNMFSKKRKIEVADCEVEVIPLDLETHNRSAETEECPPVFNNNIKEPVTDVKCNSISRIQYHSVIRSPKVKTVIIQRNGKRMGFASSESVTSEDNDGFKPTQVHLNSNTKEMKKDSSSYQVKDSEDNLLIESDVIDITKCREESPSGGRCNQATTLDKQNIIKEFKAQVQKPQEERSPAYRNHQVFCDKEFPSEAKNISPDSLKKFSKGNVFLLDATKEGNVGRFLNHSCCPNLLVQNVFVETRDRNFPLVAFFTNRHVKARTELTWDYGYEAGTMPEKEILCQCGVNKCRKKIL; from the exons gtgatGCAAAAACTttctggatggaactggaagatGATGGAAAAGTGGACTTCATATTTGAACAAGTGCAAAATGTGCTGCAATCACTGAAACAAAAGATCAAAGATGGGTCTGCCACAAATAAAG aATATATTCAAGCAATGATTCTAGTGAATGAAGCAACCATAAGTAACAATTCCACATTGATAAAGG ATCATATATCTGTGACTCAGAATgaacaggaaaataaatcagGTTCATTGCCCTCTACATCATATGAAGACTCCTTTCCAGAAGACTGTACATCTCT ATCtgcaaaaaataaggaaattcctcctttggaaaataaagttgcctacattagagaaaagaaatcattttttaatctaCCTTACCGAAGTCATGACTGCTCTCGAACTTGTCTGATGAAAACACCACTGACCTTCAAGGGAGAAAACCCTCTGCAGCTACCAATCAAATGCAACTTCCAAAGACGACATGCAAAGACAAACTCTCATTCTTCAGCACTCCATGTGAGTTATAAAACCCCTTGTGGAAGGAGTCTACGAAACGTGGAAGAAGTTTTTCGTTACCTGCTTGAGACGGAGTGTAACTATTTAtttacagataatttttctttcaatacctATGTTCAGTTGACTCGGAATTAcccaaaacaagaagaaattgtTTCTGATGTGGATATAAGCAATGGAGTGGAATCGGTACCCATTTCTTTCTGTAATGAAATTGACAATAGAAAGCTTCCACATTTTAAGTACAGAAGGACTATGTGGCCACGTGCATATTATCTAACCAGCTTTTCCAACATGTTTACTGATTCGTGTGACTGTTCTGAGGGCTGCATAGACAT AACAAAATGTGCATGTCTTCAATTGACAGCAAGGAATGCCAAGACTTGCCCCTTGTCAAGTAATAAAATAACCActggatataaatataaaagactacAGAGACAAATACCTTCTGG CATTTATGAATGCAGCCTGTTGTGCAAGTGTAATAGACGGATATGTCAAAATCGAGTTGTCCAGCATGGACCTCAAGTGAGGCTACAGGTGTTCAAAACTGAGAAAAAGGGATGGGGAGTACGCTGCCTAGATGACATTGAGAGAGGGacatttgtttgcatttattCAG gaagatTATTAAGCAGATCTAATGTGGAGAAACCTGGTGCTGCTACTgatgaaaatggaaaagattatattgtgaaaaatatgttttcaaaaaagaggaaaatagaagtTGCAGATTGTGAGGTTGAAGTTATCCCATTAGACCTGGAAACACATAATAGAAGTGCTGAGACTGAGGAGTGTCCACCTGTAttcaataataatataaaagagcCTGTTAC agatGTGAAATGTAACAGTATTTCAAGAATTCAATATCATTCAGTCATTAGAAGTCCTAAAGTGAAGACAGTCATTATTCAGCGCAATGGGAAAAGGAtg GGATTTGCTTCCTCAGAGTCTGTCACCTCAGAAGATAATGATGGATTTAAACCAACTCAAGTACATCTGAActccaataccaaggaaatgaaaa AGGATTCAAGCTCCTACCAAGTTAAAGACTCTGAAGACAATCTGCTGATTGAATCAGATGTGATAGATataactaaatgtagagaagaatcTCCATCAGGGGGCAGATGTAACCAAGCAACCAcattggataaacaaaatattataaaggaGTTCAAGGCTCAAGTGCAAAAGCCCCAAGAGGAAAGATCTCCAGCGTATCGAAATCATCAGGTCTTTTGTGATAAAGAGTTCCCAAGTGAAGCCAAGAATATTTCACCTGATTCCCTAAAGAAGTTCAGTAAAGGGAATGTGTTTTTATTGGATGCCACAAAAGAAGGGAATGTGGGCCGCTTCCTTAAT CATAGTTGTTGCCCAAATCTTTTGGTACAGAATGTTTTTGTAGAAACACGTGACAGAAATTTTCCATTGGTGGCGTTCTTCACCAACAG GCATGTGAAAGCAAGAACAGAACTAACATGGGATTATGGGTATGAAGCTGGGACTATGCCTGAAAAAGAAATCCTCTGTCAATGTGGGGTTAACAAgtgtagaaagaaaatattataa
- the SETDB2 gene encoding histone-lysine N-methyltransferase SETDB2 isoform X3: MGEKNGDAKTFWMELEDDGKVDFIFEQVQNVLQSLKQKIKDGSATNKEYIQAMILVNEATISNNSTLIKDHISVTQNEQENKSGSLPSTSYEDSFPEDCTSLSAKNKEIPPLENKVAYIREKKSFFNLPYRSHDCSRTCLMKTPLTFKGENPLQLPIKCNFQRRHAKTNSHSSALHVSYKTPCGRSLRNVEEVFRYLLETECNYLFTDNFSFNTYVQLTRNYPKQEEIVSDVDISNGVESVPISFCNEIDNRKLPHFKYRRTMWPRAYYLTSFSNMFTDSCDCSEGCIDITKCACLQLTARNAKTCPLSSNKITTGYKYKRLQRQIPSGIYECSLLCKCNRRICQNRVVQHGPQVRLQVFKTEKKGWGVRCLDDIERGTFVCIYSGRLLSRSNVEKPGAATDENGKDYIVKNMFSKKRKIEVADCEVEVIPLDLETHNRSAETEECPPVFNNNIKEPVTDVKCNSISRIQYHSVIRSPKVKTVIIQRNGKRMGFASSESVTSEDNDGFKPTQVHLNSNTKEMKSQVNLLPSQRLKVFICKIGVLSTFVHCKD, encoded by the exons gtgatGCAAAAACTttctggatggaactggaagatGATGGAAAAGTGGACTTCATATTTGAACAAGTGCAAAATGTGCTGCAATCACTGAAACAAAAGATCAAAGATGGGTCTGCCACAAATAAAG aATATATTCAAGCAATGATTCTAGTGAATGAAGCAACCATAAGTAACAATTCCACATTGATAAAGG ATCATATATCTGTGACTCAGAATgaacaggaaaataaatcagGTTCATTGCCCTCTACATCATATGAAGACTCCTTTCCAGAAGACTGTACATCTCT ATCtgcaaaaaataaggaaattcctcctttggaaaataaagttgcctacattagagaaaagaaatcattttttaatctaCCTTACCGAAGTCATGACTGCTCTCGAACTTGTCTGATGAAAACACCACTGACCTTCAAGGGAGAAAACCCTCTGCAGCTACCAATCAAATGCAACTTCCAAAGACGACATGCAAAGACAAACTCTCATTCTTCAGCACTCCATGTGAGTTATAAAACCCCTTGTGGAAGGAGTCTACGAAACGTGGAAGAAGTTTTTCGTTACCTGCTTGAGACGGAGTGTAACTATTTAtttacagataatttttctttcaatacctATGTTCAGTTGACTCGGAATTAcccaaaacaagaagaaattgtTTCTGATGTGGATATAAGCAATGGAGTGGAATCGGTACCCATTTCTTTCTGTAATGAAATTGACAATAGAAAGCTTCCACATTTTAAGTACAGAAGGACTATGTGGCCACGTGCATATTATCTAACCAGCTTTTCCAACATGTTTACTGATTCGTGTGACTGTTCTGAGGGCTGCATAGACAT AACAAAATGTGCATGTCTTCAATTGACAGCAAGGAATGCCAAGACTTGCCCCTTGTCAAGTAATAAAATAACCActggatataaatataaaagactacAGAGACAAATACCTTCTGG CATTTATGAATGCAGCCTGTTGTGCAAGTGTAATAGACGGATATGTCAAAATCGAGTTGTCCAGCATGGACCTCAAGTGAGGCTACAGGTGTTCAAAACTGAGAAAAAGGGATGGGGAGTACGCTGCCTAGATGACATTGAGAGAGGGacatttgtttgcatttattCAG gaagatTATTAAGCAGATCTAATGTGGAGAAACCTGGTGCTGCTACTgatgaaaatggaaaagattatattgtgaaaaatatgttttcaaaaaagaggaaaatagaagtTGCAGATTGTGAGGTTGAAGTTATCCCATTAGACCTGGAAACACATAATAGAAGTGCTGAGACTGAGGAGTGTCCACCTGTAttcaataataatataaaagagcCTGTTAC agatGTGAAATGTAACAGTATTTCAAGAATTCAATATCATTCAGTCATTAGAAGTCCTAAAGTGAAGACAGTCATTATTCAGCGCAATGGGAAAAGGAtg GGATTTGCTTCCTCAGAGTCTGTCACCTCAGAAGATAATGATGGATTTAAACCAACTCAAGTACATCTGAActccaataccaaggaaatgaaaa GTCAGGTGAATCTCTTACCCTCTCAGAGGCTCaaagttttcatttgtaaaatcgGAGTACTGTCTACCTTCGTACATTGTAAGGATTAG
- the SETDB2 gene encoding histone-lysine N-methyltransferase SETDB2 isoform X2, with protein sequence MGEKNGDAKTFWMELEDDGKVDFIFEQVQNVLQSLKQKIKDGSATNKDHISVTQNEQENKSGSLPSTSYEDSFPEDCTSLSAKNKEIPPLENKVAYIREKKSFFNLPYRSHDCSRTCLMKTPLTFKGENPLQLPIKCNFQRRHAKTNSHSSALHVSYKTPCGRSLRNVEEVFRYLLETECNYLFTDNFSFNTYVQLTRNYPKQEEIVSDVDISNGVESVPISFCNEIDNRKLPHFKYRRTMWPRAYYLTSFSNMFTDSCDCSEGCIDITKCACLQLTARNAKTCPLSSNKITTGYKYKRLQRQIPSGIYECSLLCKCNRRICQNRVVQHGPQVRLQVFKTEKKGWGVRCLDDIERGTFVCIYSGRLLSRSNVEKPGAATDENGKDYIVKNMFSKKRKIEVADCEVEVIPLDLETHNRSAETEECPPVFNNNIKEPVTDVKCNSISRIQYHSVIRSPKVKTVIIQRNGKRMGFASSESVTSEDNDGFKPTQVHLNSNTKEMKKDSSSYQVKDSEDNLLIESDVIDITKCREESPSGGRCNQATTLDKQNIIKEFKAQVQKPQEERSPAYRNHQVFCDKEFPSEAKNISPDSLKKFSKGNVFLLDATKEGNVGRFLNHSCCPNLLVQNVFVETRDRNFPLVAFFTNRHVKARTELTWDYGYEAGTMPEKEILCQCGVNKCRKKIL encoded by the exons gtgatGCAAAAACTttctggatggaactggaagatGATGGAAAAGTGGACTTCATATTTGAACAAGTGCAAAATGTGCTGCAATCACTGAAACAAAAGATCAAAGATGGGTCTGCCACAAATAAAG ATCATATATCTGTGACTCAGAATgaacaggaaaataaatcagGTTCATTGCCCTCTACATCATATGAAGACTCCTTTCCAGAAGACTGTACATCTCT ATCtgcaaaaaataaggaaattcctcctttggaaaataaagttgcctacattagagaaaagaaatcattttttaatctaCCTTACCGAAGTCATGACTGCTCTCGAACTTGTCTGATGAAAACACCACTGACCTTCAAGGGAGAAAACCCTCTGCAGCTACCAATCAAATGCAACTTCCAAAGACGACATGCAAAGACAAACTCTCATTCTTCAGCACTCCATGTGAGTTATAAAACCCCTTGTGGAAGGAGTCTACGAAACGTGGAAGAAGTTTTTCGTTACCTGCTTGAGACGGAGTGTAACTATTTAtttacagataatttttctttcaatacctATGTTCAGTTGACTCGGAATTAcccaaaacaagaagaaattgtTTCTGATGTGGATATAAGCAATGGAGTGGAATCGGTACCCATTTCTTTCTGTAATGAAATTGACAATAGAAAGCTTCCACATTTTAAGTACAGAAGGACTATGTGGCCACGTGCATATTATCTAACCAGCTTTTCCAACATGTTTACTGATTCGTGTGACTGTTCTGAGGGCTGCATAGACAT AACAAAATGTGCATGTCTTCAATTGACAGCAAGGAATGCCAAGACTTGCCCCTTGTCAAGTAATAAAATAACCActggatataaatataaaagactacAGAGACAAATACCTTCTGG CATTTATGAATGCAGCCTGTTGTGCAAGTGTAATAGACGGATATGTCAAAATCGAGTTGTCCAGCATGGACCTCAAGTGAGGCTACAGGTGTTCAAAACTGAGAAAAAGGGATGGGGAGTACGCTGCCTAGATGACATTGAGAGAGGGacatttgtttgcatttattCAG gaagatTATTAAGCAGATCTAATGTGGAGAAACCTGGTGCTGCTACTgatgaaaatggaaaagattatattgtgaaaaatatgttttcaaaaaagaggaaaatagaagtTGCAGATTGTGAGGTTGAAGTTATCCCATTAGACCTGGAAACACATAATAGAAGTGCTGAGACTGAGGAGTGTCCACCTGTAttcaataataatataaaagagcCTGTTAC agatGTGAAATGTAACAGTATTTCAAGAATTCAATATCATTCAGTCATTAGAAGTCCTAAAGTGAAGACAGTCATTATTCAGCGCAATGGGAAAAGGAtg GGATTTGCTTCCTCAGAGTCTGTCACCTCAGAAGATAATGATGGATTTAAACCAACTCAAGTACATCTGAActccaataccaaggaaatgaaaa AGGATTCAAGCTCCTACCAAGTTAAAGACTCTGAAGACAATCTGCTGATTGAATCAGATGTGATAGATataactaaatgtagagaagaatcTCCATCAGGGGGCAGATGTAACCAAGCAACCAcattggataaacaaaatattataaaggaGTTCAAGGCTCAAGTGCAAAAGCCCCAAGAGGAAAGATCTCCAGCGTATCGAAATCATCAGGTCTTTTGTGATAAAGAGTTCCCAAGTGAAGCCAAGAATATTTCACCTGATTCCCTAAAGAAGTTCAGTAAAGGGAATGTGTTTTTATTGGATGCCACAAAAGAAGGGAATGTGGGCCGCTTCCTTAAT CATAGTTGTTGCCCAAATCTTTTGGTACAGAATGTTTTTGTAGAAACACGTGACAGAAATTTTCCATTGGTGGCGTTCTTCACCAACAG GCATGTGAAAGCAAGAACAGAACTAACATGGGATTATGGGTATGAAGCTGGGACTATGCCTGAAAAAGAAATCCTCTGTCAATGTGGGGTTAACAAgtgtagaaagaaaatattataa